In Chiloscyllium plagiosum isolate BGI_BamShark_2017 chromosome 30, ASM401019v2, whole genome shotgun sequence, a genomic segment contains:
- the rbm18 gene encoding probable RNA-binding protein 18 has product MGTENESLPLENASILSESSSQEGHRLWIGNLDSRLTEYNLLKLLQKFGKVKQFDFLFHKSGPLEGQPRGYCFVNFETKEEAERAIQCLNGKLALSKKLVVRWAHAQVKRYDQYKNDKILPISLEPSSSTEPVQSNLSISAKIKAIETKLKMMAENPDVEYTGPPAYSYNKPTDKVPGNKSRTAPYSRLVRKSKQ; this is encoded by the exons ATGGGGACTGAAAATGAATCTCTTCCACTGGAAAATGCTTCTATTCTATCTGAAAGCTCCTCACAAGAGGGTCATCGACTCTGGATTGGCAATCTTGATTCCAGGTTAACTGA ATACAACCTTCTAAAGCTACTCCAGAAATTTGGAAAAGTGAAGCAATTTGACTTCCTCTTTCACAAATCTGGTCCGCTTGAGGGGCAACCTAGAGGCTACTGCTTTGTCAACTTTGAGACAAAAGAG GAAGCTGAACGAGCCATTCAGTGCTTAAATGGCAAACTTGCCCTCTCCAAGAAACTGGTAGTGCGTTGGGCTCATGCACAAGTGAAg AGATATGATCaatataaaaatgacaagattCTTCCAATAAGCCTGGAGCCTTCCTCAAGCACTGAGCCAGTGCAGTCCAACCTGAG CATTAgtgcaaaaataaaagcaattgAAACCAAGCTTAAAATGATGGCTGAAAACCCAGATGTGGAGTATACAGGGCCCCCAGCTTACTCGTACAATAAGCCCACAGACAAAGTACCTGGCAACAAATCACGAACTGCTCCCTATTCTAGACTTGTTCGGAAATCCAAGCAATGA